TATATGGTGAAAAGTGGATACTTCATCAATAGAGATATAACAACCAGCTTGCACACAACAACAGCAACATCATCGTACCTAGCCAaaccaaaactttgaaaatatatattgcaataaagaataacccccaaattcaaaattttcctatGGAGCACATGCCAAAATGCCCTGCCTACATTGGACAACTTATATAGGAGAAAGATAATTCATGAACTCGTATGCCCTACATACAAATAGGATGTGGAATTTGATCGAGAACATCTTGCTGCTTTATCCTTGGACATTCCAAATTTGGCATGAGGATCCCCTACAAAACATAACAAGAATGGGGTTAACTTAGTTTGATAAGTGGCTACTTAAATTTAAAGAAGACCCACAAAGTTCACCGAAATTCGACCTAATTGCGATGACCCTTTGGTGCATCAAGAAGGATCAAAACCACTCCATCTTCAGGAAACAACCCCTGAACCCGAAATGAAAAGTGTATAGAGCCATGGCTTTACATGAAAATTTTGCGTTGGAACGAGAAATCGAAAGGAAAGGCGAGATGCAAAGACCCAAGTCAAAAATGGGGACCTCTGAACTCTGGAACTCTAAAGATAAATATTGATGCCTCCTTCGCAAGTACCACCAAAGTGTCCTCTGTAGCCAACACGGATAAAGAAGCAGTTGCCTACATTCGTCGAGACTTCTTCAGTAGATTGATTGATGGCTTCTCTAAATCGATGGAAGCCAACTCGGCAAAACAAGTAGAAGCCTCGGCACTCATCGAAACCCTATATTTCCTCTTGCCCAAATCTAACTCAAAGATGCAAGTACAATCTAACTGCAATGCATTTGTGAGAAATGTTCTCACTTTagactaggggtgtgcaaaatacccgggaaccgcccggaactggctgttcttgagggaaccagttcggttctcgattccaatttatgggaaccggtgggtaccggtccggttcatGGTTCCATGGGTAGATCCGCCCGCCCACCCACCCactcggaccggaccggaacctttttaatattaaaaaaaaattattaaaagaaaccctagatctcaTCTCACTCCATTCTAGGGGTATGCAAAATATCTAGGAACTGCCTAGACCGTATTTGTAAATTCGCTGCGTTTACTTCTCCCGCTGTCCGCATCTCCACAtacctaaatttgatttttctttctttggcttgctttgatatCACGTAGTCATTCTATATTGAAAACCAAActtgtttcgcgtcaagatcggttccatggatccacttgggaaccggaccgctggtccggttcccgggtagatctcgattctaatttttcaaaactgGTCCTTAGCGGCGGTTCCTGGTtttaggtcgggaaccgcccgtcCAGACCATGCACACTCCTACTTTAGACTCGTTGAACTGGGAAGTACAGCCTCTGGTGGATCGGGGCAAGACCATGTTGAATGAATTTTCGGGCCTCACTTTGGCCTATTGTGTagagaaacaaataaaatagcAGATTGGCTAGCCAAATCCCAACGGATGAATAGTCTACCTAGTAATTGGGTCGCCAATCTCTCGCCTGCTCTTTTTGACTTATTATGTGTTGATGCTCTTGATGTGTATTCAATGAACTTGGTTAAGCAATTaatatcaatcatttttttcaaccaaaaaaaaaaaaattagtcatcAACCTttaagttttgtcaattgagtcataaacattttcatattttgtcaattgagtcaattcgatcaattttgactgaaaattgctaacgtgaaTGGTTGGCGTTGATATGgcactttttaaaataatattttaatgatattttaataatttcttgatttttttttttttttggttttggagAGAGGGCCGGCAAGGGTGGTGGCAAACTCTCGTCGGCCCTAGGGGAGGGCATCGGGGCCCTTGCTTGCCTTGGGCGAGGGCGTCGCCCTACCCTTGCCCCGTCGGCCACCCTTGCCAGTCCTCTCTCTAAAacccttaaaagaaaaaagaaaagttgaaaaaaaaaagaaaagaaaaaagcataaaaattcaaataattattaaaatatcattaaaaatacCTTTAAAAAGTGCCACGTTAATAATTTcaggtcaaaattggccgaatgaactcatttggcaaaatgtgaaaatgtttaggactcgaTTAAAGTGAGTATGATTCATTTGGTCCAATTCCAAGACTGGAATCAGAAACCAAACTAGATCATGTAGGCTTTCGAATAACTCGAAATAGGAAATCAAATGGGCCCAACTTGAAACTggcttagaattttttttgtttttgttttttgggtcaaaaaaatGGCCTATAATTTAATTAGTCAATTCATGGGTAGAATACGCAATCTGAAtgttttttgtaattttaattttgtttgtcCCAGCTAGGTGTGAGTTTTAGTTTGTGGGCCTTTTTATATGAGGTTTTAGACTttaagggcgtgtttggtaaccgGTCAAATGGtatttgattctattattttgtttttgggaatatatttggaacataaatccgtttggtaaattttttgctcccaggaatagatttgaagtataatcgagaagtaaaaaaagttgattatttgtttttaggaacaattctagaatcaagctaaccaaaaatttttcttttcttttctcttcttatttctcttcttcttccactgtCGCCGCCATCAGCTGTCGCCGCCGCTGTCCACCACCATTAGTCACCAACAATTGGTTAGGTGAGCTCGGCGAGCTCACTAGAGGCTTGCTAGGCCGGGGTGAGGTCCGGTGAGCTCGTTgaaagctcgcctagccattggcaaggctcggcctctcCAGTGGCCAagtgagccttgcccaaccgTCCCTCGGCCACTGGTGAGCCCCACCTAGTTGAGCAAGGCTCAGCCGAGCCCTAGCtaggctgggcgaggctccgTTGACAAGGCGTGGCTTGaccttaaagaagaagaagggaaagaaaagaagaagaagaagaagaagaagaagaagaagaagaagaagaagaagaagaagaaaaaaaaaagggaaaaagtgataaaataattaaaaaattaaaagaaaatagtttggagtagaaattttgagaatggtGCCAAaggcaattctattctagaaattgaaattttagataaTTACCAAACgtcttaaaataattagaaattgtctccagagcagaataaaaaagaatcatttttaattgaaaattgtttccgggaacagaatagttaccaaacgtacTCTAACTGTTAaccttttgtttatttatgttGAACAACCTTTTATTTGATAAAGcaactttttcaaagaaagtgcGTCCTCCAAGTTTAGAGTTGGTTTAAAATAGATTCTACTCAAGAAAGTGGCCTATTTAGTTTGGTACACAAGTAAAACCAACAGACTCAAGGATCAAATCAGGAAGTGAACAAAACCTGTTGGTTCATAGATTTTGTCTCAATGAACCTATTCTCTTctcctataaaaaaaatcttcgaaCAAGGCTGGCTAGGTTAGTTTTGGCTAATTTCTAGATCGAAACTGAATGTGACTCGGCCTAAGTTGGCATAATGATAAATTGTTGTGTATGTGTTAGGCGCATGACATGATCTAGATTCTTCATCATAGATACCTACAATTTCACATGGGAACTACTTACTCAAGTTTTGGCTTTTATCTTATCTAGTTCACAAAAGTGGACagcatttatttaaaatgagcTTTTTCCTCGTAGAAAAAACgataaagaaaaagcaaatgcgGTCCCGATCGTGGGCATTACTCTGATACCATGCATCTGCTTGCCTTCAGAAAATAGAACACGTCGGAATTGAAGGTGAGATTAGACTTGAAAGAGCCAAAAAGGAGCAAAAGAGCAGAATAAACAATGCCAGCAAAACCATCCTCCAAGTGCGCGCCAATTGTCCATGTCGGAGACCCACCAAAAACATTGCTAGAAAAGCTGCTAATAATTGAATCAAAAACATGTACTAGGACGGTAGCTAGAGGTCCCCATTGAAATTCTGTAGgcatttgcctttttcttttccttttcttttactttttcttatctCTAAGTTACAATACTCGGAActcttacaaaaatttcaatgcCCGCCCAACTATCGAGACACGCGTATCTGCACTACTGAAAGTTGCCCTAAGAATAATTACTAAGTGCACTGATTCGAATGGGGATGTGAGGACTGAATAGGTATAATATTGCGCGATCCTTGTCCACAATACAAAGCTTATCCCCAACAGCATAAGCGTGCACACATGCAAGGTGAGTCCATTCTTCATTTAAGTTAAGACGTTGGCACAGTCAGCTTCACGGGCATCTTTGACTCTTCCATAAATGATTGAAGtcgcaaggagagagagagagagagagagagagggggagggagagattgCAGAATTCCATGTGCATGGGTCTCTGTGGTTTAGAGGAGCCTCCGCTGCAAAAATTTATGCCCAACGCAAACTTTTTGTCCTCCAGCCCAGTTAAAGCCCCACCAACGGATAAAAGAATAAACCCTTTTCTTTCTCACTTCTTCACTCTTCTCTAGATATCATCGCCATCGCCCgcacaaaaagagagaaatatagTTTCTCATCATTCCATTGGCCCCCAGAGAGAGCGCGCGCGCGCACTCAACGCCGACATATATTCCGTATGGGTGTTGCTAGTTCCAGCTCCATGAGCAAGACGGCCAACAGCTCAAGCAAGAGCAGGGAGTTGAAGGGCCTCTTCACGGAGAGAGTGAGGCTGCTGCAAGAGGAGATCAATGGGATAgtgcaggagagagagaaggaggccAAGTCCTACAAGAGGGAGGTCATGGTGTTTGCACTTAAGGAGGGCGagtggaggagggagaggaagaggctGAGAGAGGAGGTGAGGAGGCTGAGGAAGGTGGTAGAGGAGAAGGACGAGAGGATTAAAGGGATgatggaaggaggaggaggaggaggaggaggagggggagagatggtggtggtgggtgagGAATGGGGGTTGTGGGTCGAGCAGATGACTGAGGAGAGGGCAAGGAGGGACGAGGCTGTGGAGAAATGGAAGCAGCTCTACCTTACCATCAAGATGGAGCTTGACGATCTCATTCAGACCGCTCATTGCGGTCagctctctgtctctctctgtctctctctgttggCTGCTGTACAACTTGATTAGCTCTGGTCACGACTCACCCCCTCCGGTACTGCTTCGAAACGCGTGTGCTGACTTCAGGTGGCACAAAATCAATCTACCAATGTAACAACCCAAactctgtaaaaaaaaaaaaatgcaacaaccCAAACACTGAGCGAGGAAGTTTGATTGGAACTTTTCTCGATACTGACTCCAGGAGTCATGTTTTTACTCTTGATGATTACTGCAATGAGTGCTTATCCCTTTTGCCACTTGGAGTCAGCTCGCTTCATGAATGGTTTCTACTTTTGTCTCTGTTCATTTTGGTGTAAAGGAATGAACGCTCGCCTTTATTAAATTAGTGGGTGTGCCTTTTGGGGTAACCCCCAACGCATTTTAGATAgcatattttgttaaaaaaaaattctgggtAGTGAAAATAATGCACAATATGGTACGTTTATCGATGCCCTCTTTCATTAATTAGGTTTAAACAATTTGATGGCAGGGAACAAGAAGTTCAGAAATTTACGAtcttgttctttccttttcttccgtTTTTATGTGATGAAACTATAATTCTTATAATATTTAGCAGTGATCCAATAATTCTTATGATGTTAATTTTCCCCTGAAAACCAGAAGGAGCCTTTTCTTGAACAGaacttctctcaaaaggttTCCTAGGCAAACATGATTATCTCACCATAACATATGATTAACCACCGGAAATTTTGTGCAGGAGAGGGAAGACTGTGTTGGagaccggaggaagaagaagtggTGGAAGAGCTGAAGAGGGAACTGAGAGCCAAGGAAGAAACCATTGAAGCTCTCAAGTCTCATCTGGCATCCTTGGAACAAGACAAGCacaagagcgagagaga
This region of Eucalyptus grandis isolate ANBG69807.140 chromosome 8, ASM1654582v1, whole genome shotgun sequence genomic DNA includes:
- the LOC104417158 gene encoding uncharacterized protein LOC104417158; translated protein: MGVASSSSMSKTANSSSKSRELKGLFTERVRLLQEEINGIVQEREKEAKSYKREVMVFALKEGEWRRERKRLREEVRRLRKVVEEKDERIKGMMEGGGGGGGGGGEMVVVGEEWGLWVEQMTEERARRDEAVEKWKQLYLTIKMELDDLIQTAHCGEGRLCWRPEEEEVVEELKRELRAKEETIEALKSHLASLEQDKHKSERETDILRQSLRIMSNKNGALTTTGKLI